The following are encoded in a window of Argopecten irradians isolate NY unplaced genomic scaffold, Ai_NY scaffold_0222, whole genome shotgun sequence genomic DNA:
- the LOC138312142 gene encoding uncharacterized protein, with the protein TDVGTGAEVSTHVQDSAMEARLKKMEQQLSVSTQSQRKDKVEEALRNRSQDIPQTVKRARFEPSIPEWEIGLKFDPSKIAARDLPCRWVNYRGKALQPPFQHARAEEVASGAQFSLADLPFRDPDYFLAGNVCKSEYLQFWERINACEEVLDWIKYGVDVSRHFVHFKGDFRGVSYDSDTPPPILLSNSKTCIGYEEFILQSLLERVANGSMVVWGKVGEVEPPYLVMPLTVEPSKPRLCHDERFLNLWIKDNSFTLDTLKEVPRVIPKGSYMSNIDDKSGYDHISLSVNSRKYFGVQFGEWYLVYTSLPFGFKASAYIYQMTGMSVTSYCRQLGVPCLQYIDDRLIGEATAQGGMSKDQCGNPQRATAALYIVCEVLVRVGYFIGLRKSVFQPSQILQFLGMLVDSANQCFRIPPIKIEKFKLLRNSVLKGQCVDLNTLQRFAGKCISFMLAVPGAKLFIREVNRAIGRASKNSRPVMLDDKLREEIQHWEFMDTFTEWVPWRAERHLQVSIATDASLFRWGAVVGEQRGIGDFFPTDDDRPIHLKEADAVLKTIATHEGSMKNHRVDAHVDNRAVVAAWEGQGCRSSELNDLIKGIFAITQRSNIDLRLQYIPSAENPADLESRRKSLADCKLSESVWGRVQSVFWSPHCGPHGAGL; encoded by the exons TCACAGATGTGGGAACCGGTGCAGAGGTCAGCACTCACGTCCAGGATTCAGCAATGGAGGCTCGCTTAAAAAAGATGGAGCAGCAGCTGTCGGTGTCCACTCAGTCACAAAGAAAAGACAAGGTGGAGGAGGCCCTCCGCAAT AGATCACAGGATATCCCTCAAACAGTTAAGAGGGCCAGATTTGAGCCGTCTATTCCAGAGTGGGAGATCGGTTTAAAGTTTGACCCCTCAAAGATTGCAGCAAGGGATCTTCCATGTCGGTGGGTAAATTACAGAGGAAAAGCTCTTCAGCCCCCATTCCAACATGCCAGGGCAGAGGAAGTGGCTTCAGGGGCCCAGTTCAGTTTGGCTGACTTACCTTTTCGGGACCCAGATTATTTCTTAGCAGGAAATGTTTGTAAGTCGGAATACCTCCAGTTTTGGGAAAGAATTAATGCATGTGAGGAGGTGTTAGATTGGATAAAATATGGGGTAGATGTTAGTAGGCATTTTGTGCATTTTAAGGGAGACTTCAGGGGTGTTTCTTATGACTCTGATACACCGCCACCTATCTTATTATCTAATTCCAAAACATGCATAGGTTATGAAGAATTTATCTTGCAGTCTCTTTTGGAAAGAGTAGCAAATGGGTCTATGGTCGTATGGGGAAAGGTTGGGGAAGTTGAGCCACCATATTTGGTGATGCCACTCACAGTTGAACCTAGTAAACCTCGCCTCTGTCATGATGAACGGTTTCTTAATCTTTGGATCAAGGACAATAGTTTTACCCTTGATACACTGAAGGAAGTTCCTCGGGTTATCCCTAAGGGTTCATACATGTCGAACATTGACGACAAGTCTGGGTATGACCACATCAGTCTTTCGGTGAACTCCAGGAAGTATTTTGGTGTCCAGTTTGGGGAATGGTACCTTGTTTATACTTCCCTTCCCTTTGGATTTAAAGCTAGTGCTTATATTTACCAAATGACTGGTATGTCAGTTACAAGCTACTGTAGGCAGCTTGGTGTACCCTGTCTTCAGTATATCGACGACAGGTTGATTGGTGAGGCTACAGCTCAAGGTGGAATGAGCAAAGATCAATGTGGCAATCCTCAAAGAGCAACAGCAgctttgtacatagtgtgtgaAGTTCTTGTAAGAGTTGGCTATTTCATCGGCTTACGGAAGTCTGTATTTCAGCCCAGCCAGATCCTACAGTTTCTTGGGATGTTGGTGGATTCGGCTAATCAGTGTTTTCGTATTCCCCCCATCAAGATTGAGAAGTTTAAGTTACTTAGAAATTCTGTTCTCAAGGGTCAGTGTGTTGATTTAAACACTTTACAACGGTTCGCCGGAAAGTGTATTTCTTTCATGCTAGCCGTCCCTGGTGCAAAGTTGTTTATTCGGGAGGTCAATAGGGCTATCGGTAGGGCAAGCAAGAACAGTCGACCAGTTATGTTAGATGACAAGCTCCGAGAGGAAATTCAGCATTGGGAGTTCATGGACACTTTTACAGAATGGGTGCCATGGAGAGCTGAGAGGCATCTCCAGGTTAGTATAGCAACAGATGCTTCCCTGTTTCGGTGGGGAGCAGTGGTTGGAGAACAAAGAGGCATTGGGGATTTCTTCCCAACAGATGATGACCGCCCTATCCACCTTAAGGAGGCAGACGCTGTGCTAAAAACTATTGCCACCCATGAGGGGAGCATGAAAAACCACAGGGTTGATGCACATGTTGACAATAGGGCTGTGGTGGCTGCATGGGAAGGACAGGGGTGTCGAAGCTCAGAGTTAAATGATCTAATAAAGGGGATTTTTGCAATAACACAAAGAAGCAATATTGACCTACGCTTACAGTACATACCATCAGCAGAGAACCCAGCAGATCTTGAATCCCGACGTAAGTCTTTGGCAGACTGCAAGTTGTCGGAGTCTGTTTGGGGGCGGGTTCAATCAGTTTTTTGGTCCCCACACTGTGGACCTCATGGCGCTGGACTCTAA